A section of the Mycobacterium sp. 3519A genome encodes:
- a CDS encoding TetR/AcrR family transcriptional regulator yields the protein MRTDAQRNRSAVLAAAASVFAEHGLDVSLNEIARRAEVGNATLYRHFPTREALVAEVFANQLEHYLGVAERAAAAEDPLVAFCECIAATCELQRPNRALADLLVSLHPVSPRVDELRDRHYEAISTVIERAVDAGVVWADLRPADVAVLLMANAGLVRRTIDDAPGASARMVAVWLAGATRPDAQMGPPAPSEREVAQALLRQ from the coding sequence GTGCGTACTGACGCGCAGCGGAACCGCTCAGCGGTCTTGGCGGCGGCGGCCTCGGTGTTCGCCGAGCATGGTCTCGACGTGTCGCTCAACGAGATCGCACGCCGAGCCGAGGTGGGCAACGCAACGTTGTATCGCCATTTCCCCACACGCGAGGCGCTCGTTGCCGAAGTGTTCGCCAACCAGTTGGAGCATTATTTGGGCGTCGCCGAGCGGGCAGCCGCCGCCGAGGATCCGCTGGTCGCCTTCTGCGAGTGCATCGCCGCCACGTGCGAGCTGCAGAGGCCCAACCGTGCGCTCGCCGACCTGCTGGTGTCGCTACACCCGGTGTCACCTCGGGTCGATGAGTTGAGAGACCGCCACTACGAAGCGATCAGCACCGTGATTGAGCGTGCCGTGGATGCTGGGGTGGTTTGGGCCGATCTTCGACCCGCTGACGTCGCCGTGCTGTTGATGGCCAACGCCGGCCTGGTGCGGCGGACAATTGACGACGCGCCCGGGGCGAGCGCTCGAATGGTCGCCGTGTGGCTAGCCGGCGCTACGAGGCCAGATGCGCAAATGGGTCCACCGGCGCCGAGCGAGCGTGAGGTTGCGCAGGCGTTGCTGCGTCAATGA
- a CDS encoding NADPH-dependent FMN reductase — MKGWRSTKSTCATTTCPASTPPPPFTPRPSPPPQRLPDRPPAWDTPRWRGKGGEPEQPAVRPPAPPTPAPPPPFHPPRQYPTDAIAALGRRIDAADGFVVLTAEYNHGYTGVFKNALDHFYVEWDRKPVAFVGWGNVGGARAIEQLRTVSIELGMAPIRPAVHVLPDVMVPAMRAEAYNPGLFAPLNSALDSMIDELHWWATALDVARSGVAA; from the coding sequence GTGAAGGGGTGGAGGTCGACGAAATCGACATGCGCGACCACGACCTGCCCAGCTTCGACGCCCCCGCCCCCATTTACACCCCGCCCCAGCCCCCCCCCACAGCGCCTCCCCGATCGCCCGCCCGCGTGGGACACCCCCCGCTGGCGTGGGAAGGGGGGGGAGCCCGAACAACCGGCCGTCCGCCCCCCCGCCCCCCCCACCCCGGCCCCCCCCCCCCCCTTTCACCCCCCCCGCCAATACCCGACCGACGCCATCGCCGCGCTCGGTCGACGAATCGACGCCGCCGACGGCTTCGTGGTCCTCACCGCCGAGTACAACCACGGCTACACCGGCGTGTTCAAGAACGCCCTCGACCACTTTTATGTGGAGTGGGATCGCAAGCCCGTGGCGTTTGTGGGATGGGGCAACGTCGGCGGAGCGCGGGCGATCGAGCAGTTGCGGACGGTGTCGATCGAACTCGGCATGGCGCCGATCCGTCCAGCCGTCCACGTTCTGCCCGACGTCATGGTGCCGGCGATGAGGGCGGAAGCCTATAACCCCGGGTTGTTCGCACCGCTGAATTCGGCACTGGACTCGATGATCGACGAATTACACTGGTGGGCAACCGCTCTCGACGTAGCGCGGTCGGGCGTGGCAGCTTGA
- a CDS encoding TetR/AcrR family transcriptional regulator translates to MTVAADLFAAKPYDEIFISDIAKAAGVAHGLLFYHFTDKRGLYLEVLRQVLDDAVELHEARPDETSKAQRLKGAIRRQIEYRRDHAQTSLVLMRPAGADPDIDAIFEQARQSGAEFLLDLLEIASNEVDPALRAAIRGCMGLTDEMVIDWLNHGCDLPIEQLVDLSYTTTIAVLASIAAEYPTVRSAVRKLRNGRR, encoded by the coding sequence GTGACCGTCGCCGCAGATCTCTTCGCCGCCAAACCTTACGACGAGATTTTCATCAGCGACATCGCCAAGGCGGCCGGTGTCGCACATGGCCTTCTGTTCTATCACTTCACGGACAAGCGCGGCCTGTACTTGGAGGTCCTCCGGCAGGTGCTCGACGACGCGGTCGAGCTGCACGAAGCCAGACCCGACGAGACCTCCAAGGCGCAACGACTCAAGGGTGCGATCCGCCGTCAGATCGAGTACCGCCGAGACCATGCGCAGACATCACTTGTGCTGATGCGTCCCGCAGGAGCCGACCCTGACATCGATGCAATCTTCGAACAAGCGCGCCAAAGTGGGGCCGAGTTCCTGCTGGACCTGCTCGAGATCGCCAGCAACGAGGTCGATCCCGCCTTGCGCGCCGCCATTCGCGGATGCATGGGGCTGACCGACGAGATGGTCATCGACTGGCTCAACCATGGCTGCGACCTACCGATTGAGCAGCTCGTCGACCTCAGTTACACGACAACGATTGCGGTGCTGGCGAGCATCGCTGCTGAGTATCCGACCGTGCGCAGCGCCGTACGCAAGCTACGCAACGGCCGGCGATAA
- a CDS encoding MspA family porin, which produces MRVFNRVLASLLAAGAPLFLGPGTAHAGLDNEMSQPDHQGRTLTIQQWNTQLQDVPALDRNALTREWFHSGKAAYAVSGNGADDFAGKLELGYQIGFPWTLSVDIKFTYSTPNILLDDADTNPLRDEFNPLGSVVSTDVIPHASIDVDLGNGPQVEEVATFSVEVSGAKGSVAVSNAHGTVTGIAGGLLLRPYARLTSNDGDSVTTYGEPRHMD; this is translated from the coding sequence ATGAGGGTTTTCAATCGAGTGTTGGCCTCGCTCCTTGCCGCAGGTGCACCACTGTTCCTCGGGCCGGGAACCGCGCACGCTGGCCTGGACAACGAGATGAGCCAGCCAGACCACCAGGGACGTACACTGACGATTCAGCAGTGGAACACGCAGCTTCAAGATGTTCCTGCGCTCGATCGCAACGCACTAACCCGGGAATGGTTTCACTCTGGCAAAGCCGCCTACGCCGTGTCCGGTAACGGGGCGGATGACTTTGCGGGCAAGTTGGAACTGGGCTACCAGATCGGATTTCCTTGGACGCTGAGTGTGGACATCAAGTTCACCTACAGCACGCCGAACATTCTGCTCGACGATGCAGATACCAACCCGTTACGTGACGAGTTCAACCCGCTCGGCTCGGTGGTCTCGACCGACGTCATCCCGCATGCCTCGATCGACGTAGACCTTGGCAACGGTCCACAGGTCGAGGAAGTGGCAACCTTCTCCGTCGAGGTTTCAGGGGCAAAGGGCAGCGTGGCCGTGTCCAACGCTCACGGCACCGTCACCGGTATCGCCGGCGGCTTGCTACTCCGGCCGTACGCCCGTCTGACCTCCAACGACGGCGACAGCGTCACCACCTATGGCGAGCCTCGGCATATGGACTAG
- a CDS encoding LysR family transcriptional regulator, with amino-acid sequence MELRELAALVTVVEEGGISAAARRLHVSQPALSQTVTALERELGVQLFVRSTSGVQPTEAGLLLAQEARAVLARRDQAVRALSEFSTSTAGVIRIGVPREIDFDFLTESLTAFSVGLPETQLVPRRLSSAAQIDALLGGRLDIGLVRELPKQADVDAVLVAQENLGALLAADIAAERVGPDGVRLERLRGLKWVAFPRGDSPAWFDELTATLRSHGIDIGLPAHDELELIAAIKFAAVAANRAFALAPVHLAARLPPSVVFSPLVGNPVVRRTWVIWHGRTRRRDIGQLIATFEASRHASDPR; translated from the coding sequence ATGGAGCTTCGCGAGCTGGCCGCGTTGGTGACCGTGGTGGAGGAAGGCGGAATCTCAGCGGCTGCCCGGCGACTCCACGTAAGCCAGCCCGCTTTGTCCCAAACCGTGACCGCCCTCGAACGCGAGCTCGGGGTCCAGCTTTTCGTGCGTAGCACTTCTGGGGTCCAGCCGACCGAGGCAGGACTGTTGTTGGCTCAGGAAGCACGCGCCGTCCTGGCTCGGCGCGACCAGGCTGTGCGGGCACTGTCTGAGTTCAGCACCAGCACCGCCGGCGTCATCCGTATCGGTGTTCCCCGGGAGATCGATTTCGACTTCCTGACCGAAAGTCTGACTGCCTTCTCAGTAGGACTTCCTGAGACACAACTGGTTCCGCGCCGGCTGTCATCTGCCGCCCAGATCGATGCGCTGCTAGGCGGACGGTTGGATATAGGCCTCGTGCGCGAACTGCCGAAGCAGGCGGACGTCGACGCCGTCCTGGTCGCACAAGAGAACCTCGGCGCCCTCCTGGCTGCCGATATCGCCGCAGAGCGCGTAGGCCCTGATGGAGTACGCTTGGAGCGGCTACGTGGTCTGAAATGGGTGGCCTTTCCCCGCGGTGATAGCCCGGCGTGGTTTGACGAACTGACTGCCACGCTTCGCAGCCACGGCATAGACATTGGGCTACCGGCGCATGACGAACTCGAGCTCATTGCTGCGATCAAGTTCGCTGCTGTCGCAGCCAACCGGGCGTTCGCACTCGCTCCGGTCCACCTCGCTGCCCGGCTACCCCCATCAGTGGTGTTTTCGCCACTGGTAGGAAACCCGGTGGTGCGGCGGACGTGGGTGATTTGGCATGGTCGGACCCGCAGGCGCGATATCGGGCAACTCATTGCCACCTTCGAGGCATCTCGTCACGCATCGGATCCTCGGTAA
- a CDS encoding LysR family transcriptional regulator, which translates to MATADRGKWQGARHSFFFTPTKLEVFLVVAEEGGFSAAARRLSMSQPALSQTINSIERRLGLKVFVRSTTGVTCTEAGRALLDEARAILGSYRRLLPAMARYRGEGEGVIRLGVPHELGSEVLRGLAAFAADFPEITLQPRHLPMAEQLTALRIGGLQASLMLQVPPGNDVESMLVAREELGVLVSDTVAARFADGHGVRLDALSGLNWMMFPRSDSPAWFDELAAILRTHGVDVAPTDRAQSPVLSEFFTALSFGTAFALTPQQPSYPAIDSLVWRPLADRPIIRHTWAVWPAGSRRRDVARLIAAFDQPDGADNTIDFPIKIACSR; encoded by the coding sequence ATGGCAACCGCTGATCGTGGGAAATGGCAAGGAGCCCGGCACAGCTTCTTCTTCACACCAACCAAACTCGAGGTTTTCCTTGTCGTCGCTGAAGAAGGCGGGTTCTCGGCCGCAGCACGTCGGCTGTCTATGAGCCAGCCAGCCCTGTCCCAGACCATCAACTCCATCGAACGCCGACTCGGCTTGAAAGTGTTCGTCCGCAGCACGACCGGTGTCACGTGTACCGAGGCAGGCCGGGCGCTGCTCGATGAGGCGCGGGCAATCCTGGGAAGCTACAGACGCCTGCTACCGGCGATGGCTCGGTACCGCGGCGAGGGAGAGGGCGTCATCCGCCTCGGCGTGCCGCATGAGCTCGGATCCGAAGTGTTGCGGGGGCTGGCGGCGTTCGCCGCGGATTTTCCAGAAATCACGCTGCAGCCCCGCCACTTGCCCATGGCCGAGCAGCTAACCGCCCTACGCATCGGAGGGCTCCAGGCGAGCTTGATGCTCCAAGTGCCACCCGGCAACGACGTGGAAAGCATGCTGGTGGCGCGAGAAGAACTCGGCGTGCTCGTCTCCGACACAGTGGCAGCGCGATTCGCCGATGGTCACGGCGTACGGCTGGATGCGCTGTCCGGGCTGAACTGGATGATGTTTCCTCGGTCCGACAGTCCCGCATGGTTTGACGAACTCGCCGCGATCCTGCGCACGCACGGCGTCGATGTCGCACCGACCGATCGAGCTCAAAGCCCGGTTCTGTCAGAGTTTTTCACTGCACTTAGTTTCGGAACCGCCTTCGCGCTCACGCCGCAGCAGCCGTCGTATCCCGCCATCGATTCCCTGGTGTGGAGACCGCTGGCCGACCGCCCGATCATTCGCCACACCTGGGCGGTATGGCCTGCGGGCTCGCGGCGACGCGACGTCGCGCGGCTCATCGCCGCCTTTGACCAACCCGACGGCGCGGATAACACAATCGACTTCCCGATCAAGATCGCATGCTCGCGCTGA
- a CDS encoding LuxR family transcriptional regulator produces MKPSDSRFHGQGARLQPPALRGRAAELALVSSLVDGLERGCGGVVVIEGPPGIGKSRLLEEVGLLARTAEVRTLFGQAFEYQRTVPFYTLMMATVQASPPIVDAESLRSLGTSTDVRYWVMHELHAAIEAASRYQPLALLLEDIHWADNATLLALRTMTARLRSRVLWVISARTGVGGRAVSETLTAFERDGAMIVRLDAVTERAIADITEDAVQARAAPALLDLAAKTHGNPFLLMELLRGLHDEHRLILSAGQVTVTGNALPRRLTIGMQQRLDELSDAAREVVRIASVLPDRFSATTLAAVIGRPPTTLASAIDQAVRSDLLVEDDDRLRFRHHLLREATRQSMPQSLRRAMERQAVSAMLDAGAAPQEVATQLARSAEVGDRTAIAALRQAVYAVADADPSTAADLSMQVLDLLGTQDPERGTLVAETVVLLNRAARYDEARTLAAYTLSAALPAEEEAAIRLRLVAITRDTTQQRINDNRRVLALTDISDVMKARNLSWLAYNEAIHGQDPQNNNALEEATAATMAVEDRESTILCETTRSVLECAAGYPGRAVRRMKQLHQVTSRAEATPADDIAAYHTANLLTFAGRVQESLAVTDHAIHSLADERNDMLLQIATTQAALSRMAAGEISQAQTAIEMAPPPDRPATTVLGIARTVIVADIAGRVGDHKLLQQMLIRARAATESSSPATRRDAAAILALAAWNRGDLHDAMRWLAGDTPLLTAPVLSYFHDHLILSARIASAAGDAGLRARVLAALDTLSRERPRLPLVAAVCQYAQAILDRDPDTVLAAGQQINTHGRPLLYACAAQDAARELKHAGRTPEAVEALKAAFDTLADRGAVADARLVGRELRGLGVTRRLPVRRHARTGWDSLTDTEIKIAHLITQDGATTRNVADRLHLSPHTVKTHVRNIFAKLRVRSRAELAHIMQGRTG; encoded by the coding sequence GTGAAACCTTCTGATAGCCGGTTTCATGGTCAAGGCGCGCGTTTACAACCGCCTGCTCTGCGCGGCAGGGCCGCGGAACTCGCACTTGTCAGCTCGCTTGTCGACGGCCTTGAGCGCGGGTGTGGCGGTGTCGTGGTGATCGAAGGGCCGCCGGGTATCGGCAAGAGCCGCCTGCTCGAAGAAGTCGGCCTTCTCGCCCGCACCGCCGAGGTGCGTACCCTTTTTGGTCAGGCGTTCGAGTATCAGCGGACCGTGCCCTTCTACACCCTGATGATGGCAACAGTGCAGGCCAGTCCGCCAATTGTTGATGCGGAATCCCTTCGTAGCCTTGGCACTTCGACCGACGTTCGATACTGGGTGATGCACGAACTGCATGCTGCGATCGAGGCGGCGTCGCGGTACCAACCACTGGCGCTTCTCCTGGAAGACATTCACTGGGCTGATAACGCCACGCTGTTGGCCCTTCGAACGATGACTGCACGACTCAGGTCACGGGTGCTCTGGGTCATCAGCGCACGCACCGGGGTCGGCGGCCGGGCCGTGAGTGAGACACTCACGGCGTTCGAGCGCGACGGCGCGATGATTGTGCGCCTGGATGCAGTAACTGAGCGCGCGATCGCCGACATCACCGAAGACGCGGTACAGGCACGGGCCGCGCCGGCGCTTCTCGATCTTGCCGCGAAGACCCATGGCAACCCGTTCTTGTTGATGGAACTGCTTCGCGGCTTGCACGACGAACATCGACTGATCCTGTCGGCCGGCCAGGTCACGGTTACCGGCAACGCCCTGCCACGACGGCTCACGATCGGCATGCAACAACGCCTCGACGAACTCTCCGATGCCGCACGCGAAGTCGTTCGGATCGCGTCGGTTCTGCCGGACAGATTCTCGGCAACAACGCTGGCCGCTGTGATCGGTCGCCCGCCAACCACTCTCGCGTCCGCAATCGACCAGGCAGTGCGTTCTGACCTGCTGGTAGAGGACGATGACCGGCTCCGATTCCGACATCACCTGCTTCGCGAGGCCACTCGGCAGTCCATGCCGCAATCGTTGCGCCGCGCCATGGAGCGTCAAGCGGTCAGCGCAATGCTCGACGCTGGAGCCGCACCGCAGGAAGTGGCGACGCAGTTGGCGCGAAGCGCAGAAGTCGGCGACCGCACCGCCATCGCCGCTCTGCGTCAGGCCGTCTACGCCGTGGCCGACGCCGACCCCAGCACCGCGGCCGATCTCAGTATGCAAGTTCTGGATCTTCTTGGCACCCAGGACCCCGAGCGCGGAACGCTGGTCGCCGAGACGGTGGTGCTGCTCAACCGCGCGGCACGCTATGACGAAGCCCGCACGCTCGCGGCGTATACGCTTTCGGCCGCGCTACCTGCCGAGGAGGAGGCTGCGATTCGCCTTCGGCTCGTGGCCATCACCAGAGACACGACCCAACAACGAATCAACGACAACCGTCGCGTGCTCGCGCTCACGGACATCAGCGACGTCATGAAAGCGCGCAACCTGTCCTGGCTCGCGTACAACGAAGCCATTCACGGCCAAGACCCGCAGAACAACAACGCGCTGGAGGAGGCCACGGCAGCGACGATGGCTGTCGAGGACCGCGAAAGCACAATCTTGTGCGAGACCACCCGCTCGGTGCTCGAATGCGCCGCCGGCTATCCCGGTCGCGCGGTACGCCGAATGAAACAGCTACACCAGGTCACCAGCCGCGCAGAGGCCACTCCCGCAGACGATATCGCCGCCTACCACACAGCTAACCTGCTCACGTTCGCTGGGCGTGTCCAGGAGTCCCTTGCCGTCACCGACCACGCGATACACAGTCTCGCTGACGAGCGCAACGACATGTTGCTGCAGATTGCGACCACACAGGCTGCGCTTTCCCGCATGGCCGCAGGAGAAATCTCGCAGGCGCAGACAGCCATCGAAATGGCGCCGCCCCCGGACCGGCCGGCGACAACCGTGCTCGGAATCGCCCGCACTGTCATCGTCGCCGACATTGCCGGGCGCGTCGGTGATCACAAACTCCTTCAACAGATGCTGATCCGGGCCAGGGCAGCGACCGAGAGCAGCTCGCCGGCCACGCGCCGGGATGCCGCTGCCATCCTGGCGCTTGCCGCGTGGAACCGAGGCGATCTTCATGACGCGATGCGGTGGCTGGCAGGTGACACCCCCCTGTTGACGGCGCCGGTGCTTTCCTACTTCCACGACCATTTGATTCTGTCGGCGCGGATAGCCTCGGCAGCCGGCGATGCTGGCCTCCGAGCGCGCGTACTTGCAGCCCTCGACACGTTGAGCCGTGAGCGACCCCGCCTGCCGCTCGTCGCCGCGGTGTGCCAGTACGCGCAGGCGATCTTGGACCGCGATCCGGACACCGTCTTGGCAGCCGGCCAGCAGATCAACACGCACGGACGACCCTTGCTGTACGCATGCGCGGCACAGGATGCGGCCCGTGAGCTCAAACATGCCGGCCGCACCCCCGAAGCCGTCGAGGCGCTCAAAGCCGCCTTCGATACCCTCGCTGACCGCGGCGCAGTCGCCGACGCGCGCCTGGTCGGTCGCGAGTTGCGCGGGCTGGGCGTCACTCGGCGGCTGCCGGTCCGCCGACACGCACGAACCGGCTGGGACAGTTTGACAGACACCGAAATCAAAATCGCACATCTCATCACCCAAGACGGAGCCACCACCCGAAATGTCGCCGACAGACTGCACCTGTCACCGCACACTGTCAAAACCCACGTCCGCAACATCTTCGCGAAGCTACGCGTGAGGTCGCGCGCCGAACTCGCCCATATCATGCAAGGAAGAACCGGTTAG